From Phenylobacterium montanum, the proteins below share one genomic window:
- a CDS encoding phosphoribosyltransferase, which yields MADPEVTFPVELISEREVAARIETLAEALAPRVDDDTVAVCLLIGGLWFAADLMRALARRGRHPLFDALWLSSYADARKTSGRIEVRAPLQWPVAGRQVLLLDDVLDTGLSLEAAVRMLRDAGASEVLTAVFARKPWPTERAVNPDFVAWEAPARYLVGYGMDDAGRMRGLPGVGAMD from the coding sequence ATGGCTGATCCCGAAGTGACCTTTCCCGTAGAACTGATATCCGAACGGGAGGTCGCAGCCCGTATCGAGACCCTGGCCGAAGCCTTGGCCCCGCGCGTCGATGACGACACCGTGGCCGTCTGCCTCCTGATCGGCGGCCTGTGGTTCGCCGCCGACCTGATGCGGGCCCTGGCGCGGCGGGGCCGGCATCCCCTGTTCGACGCCCTCTGGCTCTCATCCTATGCCGACGCGCGCAAGACCAGCGGCCGCATCGAGGTGCGCGCGCCCTTGCAATGGCCGGTCGCCGGCCGCCAGGTGCTGCTCCTGGACGACGTCCTGGACACCGGTCTGTCGCTGGAAGCGGCGGTGCGCATGCTGCGTGACGCGGGCGCGTCCGAGGTTCTGACCGCCGTCTTCGCCCGCAAGCCCTGGCCCACGGAACGCGCGGTCAACCCCGACTTCGTCGCCTGGGAGGCGCCGGCCCGCTACCTCGTCGGCTACGGCATGGACGACGCCGGCCGCATGCGCGGCCTGCCGGGCGTTGGGGCGATGGATTGA